From the Camelus bactrianus isolate YW-2024 breed Bactrian camel chromosome 4, ASM4877302v1, whole genome shotgun sequence genome, the window atattttaaagtgtcaTGTGTTATTAGGATGACTAGTTAATTTAACAAACAAAGTGGCCCTCTGGGAAAATCCGATGTCTGACTGTAGGTGTTTCATTTCAggcacaaaataaacaaaaaataatgcaaGGCATTTACTACCTTTTTCTGTGGCATTTTCCATGCCTTTAGATGTCAAAATTTAATATGCGTTAGGAATGAACTGTGCTCCCTGCATTAGAATCATAGGCTCTCAAAGTTTGAACAAAAGCTTACTGGTCATCTAACTCAACCCTCCAATATTACCGTGGATCTTCACTCTCTTAAAATAATACAATGCCAACCTACAAACTTAGTGTAATTTAAACAAAACAAGTTGAGAAGCATATGGaccagaaatttcttttctttctttcctttttttttttttttttttgctgctttttcAGAGGGTAGGGAGACAGGAAGGATTTTAACTCTATGGGAGCTTGTATAGCCCTTTTAATGTGAACTTTCCTAGAATTAATAACCTTGGCACCAAGAGGGTTAAGTCTTTGAGGTATTACATTTTGCAATATTCTCTGATCCATATCCTCTAGCCATCGGCTTGGTGGCTTTCAAAGGTGACGGAGCAAAGCGAGTACAAAATAGCTAAAGGAAAGAGGAACAGAGAGTAGAAGATGGAGAGGGAGTCTCAGTCCTTTTATAGTGTCTTCAGGATTTCCTAACAAGATGCTTGGTCACCCAGGGGATGGTTGGCATCAGCTTTCTTAAGACAGGTGAATGGGGATGATGTTGTAAGGTCAAACTTTAGAAACAGTGAGCATTACATAAACTACCACCAATACAACCGAGGGGAGACTTCTAGGAAAGCCACAACAATCCTTTAAAAGAAGATgaaggcagaagagaaggaaaaggagatttTTGGAGAGAAATGGAATTTTAATTCTAAGAATATACCTTATTTCCTGCTGAGTAGTGCTGTGAATTTATAAAAGAAGTAGAAACATCTTTTGAGTTCCGCTCGGACGATCTCCCAGGCACAGTGACTGTATTTCTTATCTTTCAGGAACTTGTCTATCCTGTTGAAATATCTCCTCAGTTCGAGGTTACTCAGCTGGGAGACCGTATCTCTGGAgtgtttcctctcctcctcttccatctctttcatgtcttcattttcctcctcctcttcttccaagCATTGTTCCAGGTACCGTAGCTGCTCATCGAGTCCGATCTGAAGTTGTCTCAGGTGTTTCTCTTCCCAAGTGGATTGGAAGGTGTCTTGAATGAAGATGTTGAAGGCCTGGATGGCCATTTCATAGAAGGCTTCCTTGATATCCCTCTTCAGAGGCTGGGCATCAGATAGGATCTCTAGGGGCAACTCAAAAGCTTTGCTTTCGCTTAGACATTCTGTAGGAAATGAGTTGCTCATCCTGCTCAGGAGTCTCAGGTTTTGCCAGATGACTCTCCTCTGGTAAACATTCAGCAGGGTACAGTCCAGAGAGAAGATGCCAGTGAAGAACAGACCCACGAGGCACGCTGGCCACAGACACTTTCGAGTCACAtcaggcattttttttcccctgtcccGAGCTGAAAAATCCACAAGACTCAAGGTTGACATTGATGTTTTAGGTCTTGCGTATTCTTCCATGTGCCTTTTATACACCTGAGGATCCTTAGTGGGGAGGAGTTTTCTCATTCATCATTTCATGGTTCTCAGGAGTTCGGCCCCTTTCCTTTGCCTCTGAGGCTTTTTTGACTTCAGGTGACTACGCTGGCTTTGGAAATGttatcttgttttttgtttttgagaaaagtGAGCAAACCATTACCATTGCATTATCTTAGATGCCTGGATGATCCATCCCAGTACCACAGAATCGTCAGAACAAGACTGATGCAGACTCTTACAGAAAGAACTGAAAGCTGTGACTCTATACACTTGCTCACTCATGCAACGCTATtacataagagagagagagatcttccaagaaaatatttttttgcaCCTGGCCCTATCACCAAACATCTTCTCTCATTGAGTTAATCATAAACATTGGCCAAATGACTATGATTATTTGATTGCAAGGCCACTAGAACATAACATAGCTTAGATTTTTTCCAATCTTGTTAAAATCAAACTCCTATATttggaaattttctctttttatttgatttttggggtctccaaaaagaggaaaaacagagtTGGTCATTGAGCACAGCACTTATTACATAGAAGGCCAGGCAGCTTAGTTTTCTGCTGCCATTTAGAAAATGTTGAAACGCTCCGACTAGCCTTTCCGTTAGTTAAACCTGAACCAGCATTTAGCATCCCCGCCAAGCATTTTGTTTGCCTCTGTTCTCTTTAGAAGTCCTCCAGAGGGTTGTATGTGGGggaatatttttctgcctcacTGACCTCTCTTTTGTAGTatcatgcattaaaaaaaaacaaacttagatATGGCTTAGgcagtattttaaaacttttgcttgGCTATCTTTCCTTCTTGCTTGGAGGTTCTgtgcatggctttttttttttttttaaagattttttttcctgttttttaaattgaagtatagttggtttaaaatgttgtgttaatttctagtatacagcacagtgattcatttatacaaatatgtattctttttcatattctttttcattataggccattacaaggtactgaatatagttccctgtgctatacagtagggcctttgaaaattttttttaattgaagtgtagttgatttacagtgttagtttcaggtgtacagcaaagtgattcagttatatatatatatacacacacacacatacgtacatatatatttttcttttcagattattttccattatacgttattacaaaaaattgaatatagtttcctgtactacACAGTAGgttcttattgtttatctattttatatgcagtaataTGTGCCTGTTAATCCCCAATCCCTTATTTATCTCTCCCTGCCCCTTTTCTTTAGGTAACtatagtctgttttctatgtccatgagtctgttttggtttgtaaatagaattctttttttggattccacatgtaagtgatatcatatgatatttgtctttctctgacttacttcactcaatatgataatctctaggtccattgatgctgcaagtggcattacttcattttttcatggctgagtaatatttcattgtatatatacagtagggccttattggttcctgtttgttttctactGAGGAGGTATATGATCAGCCATTCTAGCCAAGCTAATTCACACCTGGCCCAATATTACTGTGGTGGTGATGGCCATCCATCATTGATGGTTTTCACTCTGTTTGACCAAATAACTGTCTTCTGGTTATGGCCAAAGAAAAAGCATTTCTTTCTCCAGGAATGTGAAATGGGGTGTTATTAAACAAGGCTAGCTTAATTATCACcttaaaaaatatatgcattaATTTTCAATAAAGTCATTTTAGAATGATGAACAACCACAGTTCCACAAACATGGTTGACTTTGGAAATTTGGCTTGAAATGTTCTTGTCTAAATCAGTTGGCTGCACCAAAGTCTAATTGTAGACAAGTGAGTCTTCTTAAAATCCTGGCTTTTCAGACTGGTTCCCTATAAAAGAAAACTTACTACCTATGTTACTCTATATGCTCTCTCTGTATGAATTCTGAATTCACAGAGATATTTTGTGGGATGACTAAGTTAggaaaataattaggaaaatggGCCCTTTTATGAATTGACACAACCTTCCTGAGGAGAAGGATAGTGATACGTATCAATAACCTTAAAAATGTACATGATCTTTTGACTGAGCAGTGCTACTGCTAGGATTTTATCCCTGAGAAATAATGATGGATGTCTTTAAAGACTTAGCTGTCAGGAAGTTCATCTCAGTTAAAAGCTGAAAACA encodes:
- the IFNK gene encoding interferon kappa, which encodes MRKLLPTKDPQVYKRHMEEYARPKTSMSTLSLVDFSARDRGKKMPDVTRKCLWPACLVGLFFTGIFSLDCTLLNVYQRRVIWQNLRLLSRMSNSFPTECLSESKAFELPLEILSDAQPLKRDIKEAFYEMAIQAFNIFIQDTFQSTWEEKHLRQLQIGLDEQLRYLEQCLEEEEEENEDMKEMEEEERKHSRDTVSQLSNLELRRYFNRIDKFLKDKKYSHCAWEIVRAELKRCFYFFYKFTALLSRK